One part of the Ursus arctos isolate Adak ecotype North America unplaced genomic scaffold, UrsArc2.0 scaffold_14, whole genome shotgun sequence genome encodes these proteins:
- the USP19 gene encoding ubiquitin carboxyl-terminal hydrolase 19 isoform X10, giving the protein MSGGASATGPRRGPPGLEEATSKKKQKDRANQESKDGDPRRGSASSREEQAKEELLLDWRQSADEVIVKLRVGAGPLRLEEVDAAFTDTDCVVRLPGGRQWGGVFYAEIESSCTKVQARKGGLLQLALPKKVPLLTWPSLLKKPLGTQEAVPGLRCQENGQEPSPIALEPGPEPRRAKQEARNQKRAQGRGEVGAGAGPGAQAGPSAKRAVHLRRGPEGEGSRDGPGPRGDAPPFLAEAATQAEAEEQLRVPPLNPQTCLLGSEENLALLAGEKTVSARSDPVSPAMARSRDPEKEPESMVNLAFVKNDSYEKGPDSVVVHVYVKEIRRDTSRVLFREQDFTLIFQTRDGNFLRLHPGCGPHTIFRWQVKLRNLIEPEQCTFCFTASRIDICLRKRQSQRWGGLEAPAARVGGAKVAVPTGPTPLDSTPPGGAPHPLTGQEEARAVEKEKPKARSEDTGLDGVAARTPMEHVAPKPEPHLASPKPTCMVPPMPHSPVSGDSVEEEEEEEKKVCLPGFTGLVNLGNTCFMNSVIQSLSNTRELRDFFHDRSFEAEINYNNPLGTGGRLAIGFAVLLRALWKGTHHAFQPSKLKAIVASKASQFTGYAQHDAQEFMAFLLDGLHEDLNRIQNKPYTETVDSDGRPDEVVAEEAWQRHKMRNDSFIVDLFQGQYKSKLVCPVCAKVSITFDPFLYLPVPLPQKQKVLPVFYFAREPHSKPIKFLVSISKENSSASEVLESLSQSVHVKPENLRLAEVIKNRFHRVFLPSHSLDTVSPSDTLLCFELLSPELAKERVVVLEVQQRPQVPSVPISKCAACQRKQQSEDEKLKRCTRCYRVGYCNQLCQKTHWPDHKGLCRPENIGYPFLVSVPASRLTYARLAQLLEGYARYSVSVFQPPFQPGRMALESQGPSCTTLLSTSSLEAGDSERDSIQPPELQLVTPVAEGDAGVPRAWAAPDRGPVASTSGVSSEMLAGGPVEVGSLPAGERVSRPEAAVPGYQHPSEAMNAHTPQFFIYKIDASNREQRLEDKGDTPLELGEDCSLALVWRNNERLQEFVLVASKELECAEDPGSAGEAARAGHFTLDQCLNLFTRPEVLAPEEAWYCPQCKQHREASKQLLLWRLPNILIVQLKRFSFRSFIWRDKINDLVEFPVRNLDLSKFCIGQKEEQLPSYDLYAVINHYGGMIGGHYTACARLPNDRSSQRSDVGWRLFDDSTVTTVDESQVVTRYAYVLFYRRRNSPVERPPRAGHSEHHPDLGPAAEAAASQASRIWQELEAEEEPVPEGPVPLGPWGPQDWVGPPPRGPTTPDEGCLRYFVLGTVAALVALVLNVFYPLVSQSRWR; this is encoded by the exons ATGTCTGGCGGGGCCAGCGCCACGGGCCCAAGGAGAGGTCCCCCAGGATTGGAGGAGGCCACCAGTAAGAAGAAGCAGAAGGATCGAGCAAACCAGGAGAGCAAGGATGGAGATCCTAGAAGAG GGTCAGCGTCCTCTCGGGAGGAGCAGGCCAAAGAGG AGTTGTTGCTTGATTGGAGGCAGAGTGCAGATGAGGTGATTGTCAAGCTGCGTGTGGGAGCAGGTCCCCTGCGCCTAGAGGAAGTGGATGCTGCTTTCACGGACACAGACTGCGTGGTGCGGCTTCCAG GTGGTCGGCAGTGGGGTGGTGTTTTCTATGCCGAAATAGAAAGTTCTTGCACCAAAGTACAAGCCCGTAAAGGTGGCCTCCTGCAGCTGGCACTGCCCAAGAAGGTGCCTCTGCTCACGTGGCCCTCTCTTCTG AAGAAACCTCTAGGAACCCAGGAGGCGGTGCCAGGGCTGCGGTgccaggagaatgggcaggagcCATCTCCCATTGCCCTGGAGCCAGGCCCTGAGCCCCGTCGGGCTAAACAGGAGGCCCGGAACCAGAAGCGGGCCCAGGGCCGTGGTGAGGTAGGCGCAGGGGCTGGCCCCGGGGCCCAGGCAGGGCCCAGCGCCAAGAGGGCTGTGCATCTCCGCAGAGGGCCAGAGGGGGAAGGGTCCAGAGATGGGCCTGGACCCCGGGGTGATGCCCCCCCCTTCTTGGCTGAGGCAGCCACCCAG GCTGAAGCTGAGGAACAGCTCCGGGTACCACCGCTGAACCCCCAGACCTGCCTCTTGGGCTCAGAGGAGAATCTAGCACTCTTGGCAGGAGAGAAGACCGTGTCCGCCAGGAGTGATCCAGTCTCCCCAGCCATGGCCCGGAGCAGAGACCCTGAGAAAG AGCCGGAGTCCATGGTGAACCTGGCATTTGTCAAGAATGACTCATATGAGAAGGGGCCAGATTCAGTGGTGGTGCACGTGTACGTGAAAGAAATCCGCAGGGACACTTCTCGAGTGCTTTTCCGCGAGCAAGACTTCACACTTATCTTCCAGaccag GGATGGAAACTTCTTGAGACTGCACCCGGGCTGTGGGCCCCATACCATCTTCCGTTGGCAGGTGAAGCTCAG GAACCTGATTGAGCCCGAGCAGTGCACCTTCTGCTTCACGGCCTCTCGAATTGACATCTGCCTTCGTAAGCGGCAAAGTCAGCGCTGGGGGGGCCTGGAGGCCCCAGCTGCACGAG TGGGTGGTGCAAAGGTTGCCGTGCCGACAGGTCCAACCCCTCTGGATTCAACCCCACCGGGAGGTGCCCCCCACCCTCTCACAGGCCAGGAAGAAGCTCGGGCTGTGGAGAAGGAAAAACCCAAGGCTCGATCTGAGGACACGGGGCTGGATGGTGTGGCGGCCCGCACCCCCATGGAGCATGTAGCCCCAAAGCCAGAGCCACATCTGGCCTCA CCCAAGCCCACATGTATGGTGCCTCCAATGCCCCACAGCCCTGTGAGTGGAGACagtgtggaggaagaggaggaggaagagaagaaggtgtGTCTGCCAGGCTTCACTGGCCTTGTCAATCTCGGCAACACCTGCTTCATGAACAGTGTCATTCAGTCTCTGTCTAACACTCGGGAGCTCCGGGACTTCTTCCATG ACCGCTCCTTTGAGGCCGAGATCAACTACAACAACCCACTGGGGACTGGTGGGCGTCTGGCCATTGGCTTTGCTGTGCTACTCCGGGCGCTGTGGAAGGGCACCCACCATGCCTTCCAGCCTTCCAAGTTGAAG GCCATTGTGGCGAGCAAGGCCAGCCAGTTCACAGGCTATGCGCAGCATGATGCCCAGGAGTTCATGGCTTTCTTGCTGGATGGGCTGCATGAAGACCTGAATCGCATTCAGAACAAGCCCTACACAGAGACCGTGGACTCGGATGGGCGGCCCGATGAG GTGGTGGCTGAAGAAGCATGGCAGCGGCATAAGATGAGGAATGACTCTTTCATCGTAGACCTGTTTCAGGGCCAGTATAAGTCGAAGCTGGTGTGCCCTGTGTGTGCCAAG GTCTCCATCACTTTCGACCCATTCCTCTACCTGCCGGTGCCCTTGCCACAGAAGCAGAAGGTTCTCCCCGTCTTCTATTTTGCCCGGGAGCCCCACAGCAAGCCCATCAAG TTTCTGGTGAGCATCAGCAAGGAGAATTCCAGCGCAAGTGAAGTGTTGGAGTCCCTCTCTCAGAGTGTGCACGTGAAGCCTGAGAACCTCCGTCTGGCTGAG GTGATTAAAAATCGCTTCCACCGTGTGTTCCTGCCCTCCCACTCATTGGACACTGTGTCCCCATCCGACACGCTCCTCTGCTTTGAGCTGCTATCCCCAGAGTTGGCTAAGGAGCGGGTGGTGGTGCTAGAGGTGCAGCAG CGCCCCCAGGTGCCCAGCGTCCCCATCTCCAAGTGTGCAGCCTGCCAGCGGAAGCAGCAGTCAGAGGATGAGAAGCTGAAGCGCTGTACCCGGTGCTACCGCGTGGGCTACTGCAACCA gctCTGCCAGAAAACCCACTGGCCTGACCACAAGGGTCTCTGCCGCCCTGAGAACATTGGCTACCCATTTCTGGTCAGTGTACCTGCCTCACGTCTCACTTATGCTCGTCTTGCTCAGCTGCTAGAGGGCTACGCCCG GTACTCTGTGAGTGTATTCCAGCCACCCTTCCAGCCTGGCCGCATGGCCTTGGAGTCCCAGGGCCCCAGCTGCACTACGTTGCTCTCCACTAGCTCCCTGGAGGCTGGGGACAGTGAGAGGGACTCGATTCAGCCGCCTGAGCTCCAGTTGGTGACCCCCGTGGCTGAGGGAGACGCAGGGGTCCCACGGGCATGGGCGGCCCCTGACCGGGGCCCTGTGGCCAGCACCAGTGGCGTTTCTTCTGAGATGCTGGCCGGTGGACCTGTTGAAGTTGGTTCCTTGCCTGCTGGTGAGAGGGTGTCTCGGCCCGAAG CTGCTGTGCCCGGATATCAGCACCCAAGTGAAGCCATGAATGCCCACACACCCCagttcttcatctataaaattgacGCATCTAACCGAGAACAGCGGCTAGAGGACAAAG GAGACACCCCCCTGGAGCTGGGTGAGGACTGCAGCCTGGCGCTAGTCTGGCGGAACAACGAGCGCCTGCAGGAGTTCGTGTTGGTAGCGTCCAAGGAGCTGGAGTGTGCTGAGGATCCAGGCTCTGCTGGGGAGGCTGCCCGCGCTGGCCACTTCACTCTGGACCAGTGCCTGAACCTCTTCACCCGGCCTGAGGTGCTGGCACCCGAGGAGGCTTG GTACTGCCCGCAGTGTAAACAACACCGAGAGGCCTCCAAGCAGCTGCTGCTGTGGCGCCTTCCTAACATACTCATTGTGCAGCTCAAGCGCTTCTCCTTTCGGAGTTTCATCTGGCGTGACAAGATCAATGACTTGGTGGAGTTCCCTGTTCG GAACCTGGACCTGAGCAAGTTCTGCATCGGTCAGAAGGAGGAACAGCTGCCTAGCTACGACCTGTACGCCGTCATCAACCACTACGGAGGCATGATCGGCGGCCACTACACCGCCTGTGCGCGCCTGCCCAATGACCGCAGCAGCCAGCGCAGCGACGTGG GCTGGCGCCTGTTTGACGACAGCACGGTGACAACAGTAGACGAGAGCCAGGTCGTGACGCGTTATGCCTATGTACTCTTCTACCGCCGGCGGAACTCTCCTGTGGAGAGGCCCCCCAGGGCAGGTCACTCTGAGCACCACCCAGACCTAGGCCCTGCAGCCGAGGCTGCTGCCAGCCAG GCTTCCCGGATTTGGCAGGAGCTGGAGGCCGAGGAGGAACCGGTACCCGAGGGGCCTGTGCCCCTGGGTCCCTGGGGGCCCCAAGACTGGGTGGGCCCCCCACCACGTGGCCCTACCACACCAGATGAGGGCTGCCTCCGGTACTTTGTTCTGGGCACCGTGGCAGCTTTGGTGGCCCTCGTGCTCAACGTGTTCTATCCTCTGGTATCCCAGAGTCGCTGGAGATGA
- the USP19 gene encoding ubiquitin carboxyl-terminal hydrolase 19 isoform X9, with translation MSGGASATGPRRGPPGLEEATSKKKQKDRANQESKDGDPRRGSASSREEQAKEELLLDWRQSADEVIVKLRVGAGPLRLEEVDAAFTDTDCVVRLPGGRQWGGVFYAEIESSCTKVQARKGGLLQLALPKKVPLLTWPSLLKPLGTQEAVPGLRCQENGQEPSPIALEPGPEPRRAKQEARNQKRAQGRGEVGAGAGPGAQAGPSAKRAVHLRRGPEGEGSRDGPGPRGDAPPFLAEAATQAEAEEQLRVPPLNPQTCLLGSEENLALLAGEKTVSARSDPVSPAMARSRDPEKEPESMVNLAFVKNDSYEKGPDSVVVHVYVKEIRRDTSRVLFREQDFTLIFQTRDGNFLRLHPGCGPHTIFRWQVKLRNLIEPEQCTFCFTASRIDICLRKRQSQRWGGLEAPAARGAVGGAKVAVPTGPTPLDSTPPGGAPHPLTGQEEARAVEKEKPKARSEDTGLDGVAARTPMEHVAPKPEPHLASPKPTCMVPPMPHSPVSGDSVEEEEEEEKKVCLPGFTGLVNLGNTCFMNSVIQSLSNTRELRDFFHDRSFEAEINYNNPLGTGGRLAIGFAVLLRALWKGTHHAFQPSKLKAIVASKASQFTGYAQHDAQEFMAFLLDGLHEDLNRIQNKPYTETVDSDGRPDEVVAEEAWQRHKMRNDSFIVDLFQGQYKSKLVCPVCAKVSITFDPFLYLPVPLPQKQKVLPVFYFAREPHSKPIKFLVSISKENSSASEVLESLSQSVHVKPENLRLAEVIKNRFHRVFLPSHSLDTVSPSDTLLCFELLSPELAKERVVVLEVQQRPQVPSVPISKCAACQRKQQSEDEKLKRCTRCYRVGYCNQLCQKTHWPDHKGLCRPENIGYPFLVSVPASRLTYARLAQLLEGYARYSVSVFQPPFQPGRMALESQGPSCTTLLSTSSLEAGDSERDSIQPPELQLVTPVAEGDAGVPRAWAAPDRGPVASTSGVSSEMLAGGPVEVGSLPAGERVSRPEAAVPGYQHPSEAMNAHTPQFFIYKIDASNREQRLEDKGDTPLELGEDCSLALVWRNNERLQEFVLVASKELECAEDPGSAGEAARAGHFTLDQCLNLFTRPEVLAPEEAWYCPQCKQHREASKQLLLWRLPNILIVQLKRFSFRSFIWRDKINDLVEFPVRNLDLSKFCIGQKEEQLPSYDLYAVINHYGGMIGGHYTACARLPNDRSSQRSDVGWRLFDDSTVTTVDESQVVTRYAYVLFYRRRNSPVERPPRAGHSEHHPDLGPAAEAAASQASRIWQELEAEEEPVPEGPVPLGPWGPQDWVGPPPRGPTTPDEGCLRYFVLGTVAALVALVLNVFYPLVSQSRWR, from the exons ATGTCTGGCGGGGCCAGCGCCACGGGCCCAAGGAGAGGTCCCCCAGGATTGGAGGAGGCCACCAGTAAGAAGAAGCAGAAGGATCGAGCAAACCAGGAGAGCAAGGATGGAGATCCTAGAAGAG GGTCAGCGTCCTCTCGGGAGGAGCAGGCCAAAGAGG AGTTGTTGCTTGATTGGAGGCAGAGTGCAGATGAGGTGATTGTCAAGCTGCGTGTGGGAGCAGGTCCCCTGCGCCTAGAGGAAGTGGATGCTGCTTTCACGGACACAGACTGCGTGGTGCGGCTTCCAG GTGGTCGGCAGTGGGGTGGTGTTTTCTATGCCGAAATAGAAAGTTCTTGCACCAAAGTACAAGCCCGTAAAGGTGGCCTCCTGCAGCTGGCACTGCCCAAGAAGGTGCCTCTGCTCACGTGGCCCTCTCTTCTG AAACCTCTAGGAACCCAGGAGGCGGTGCCAGGGCTGCGGTgccaggagaatgggcaggagcCATCTCCCATTGCCCTGGAGCCAGGCCCTGAGCCCCGTCGGGCTAAACAGGAGGCCCGGAACCAGAAGCGGGCCCAGGGCCGTGGTGAGGTAGGCGCAGGGGCTGGCCCCGGGGCCCAGGCAGGGCCCAGCGCCAAGAGGGCTGTGCATCTCCGCAGAGGGCCAGAGGGGGAAGGGTCCAGAGATGGGCCTGGACCCCGGGGTGATGCCCCCCCCTTCTTGGCTGAGGCAGCCACCCAG GCTGAAGCTGAGGAACAGCTCCGGGTACCACCGCTGAACCCCCAGACCTGCCTCTTGGGCTCAGAGGAGAATCTAGCACTCTTGGCAGGAGAGAAGACCGTGTCCGCCAGGAGTGATCCAGTCTCCCCAGCCATGGCCCGGAGCAGAGACCCTGAGAAAG AGCCGGAGTCCATGGTGAACCTGGCATTTGTCAAGAATGACTCATATGAGAAGGGGCCAGATTCAGTGGTGGTGCACGTGTACGTGAAAGAAATCCGCAGGGACACTTCTCGAGTGCTTTTCCGCGAGCAAGACTTCACACTTATCTTCCAGaccag GGATGGAAACTTCTTGAGACTGCACCCGGGCTGTGGGCCCCATACCATCTTCCGTTGGCAGGTGAAGCTCAG GAACCTGATTGAGCCCGAGCAGTGCACCTTCTGCTTCACGGCCTCTCGAATTGACATCTGCCTTCGTAAGCGGCAAAGTCAGCGCTGGGGGGGCCTGGAGGCCCCAGCTGCACGAG GTGCAGTGGGTGGTGCAAAGGTTGCCGTGCCGACAGGTCCAACCCCTCTGGATTCAACCCCACCGGGAGGTGCCCCCCACCCTCTCACAGGCCAGGAAGAAGCTCGGGCTGTGGAGAAGGAAAAACCCAAGGCTCGATCTGAGGACACGGGGCTGGATGGTGTGGCGGCCCGCACCCCCATGGAGCATGTAGCCCCAAAGCCAGAGCCACATCTGGCCTCA CCCAAGCCCACATGTATGGTGCCTCCAATGCCCCACAGCCCTGTGAGTGGAGACagtgtggaggaagaggaggaggaagagaagaaggtgtGTCTGCCAGGCTTCACTGGCCTTGTCAATCTCGGCAACACCTGCTTCATGAACAGTGTCATTCAGTCTCTGTCTAACACTCGGGAGCTCCGGGACTTCTTCCATG ACCGCTCCTTTGAGGCCGAGATCAACTACAACAACCCACTGGGGACTGGTGGGCGTCTGGCCATTGGCTTTGCTGTGCTACTCCGGGCGCTGTGGAAGGGCACCCACCATGCCTTCCAGCCTTCCAAGTTGAAG GCCATTGTGGCGAGCAAGGCCAGCCAGTTCACAGGCTATGCGCAGCATGATGCCCAGGAGTTCATGGCTTTCTTGCTGGATGGGCTGCATGAAGACCTGAATCGCATTCAGAACAAGCCCTACACAGAGACCGTGGACTCGGATGGGCGGCCCGATGAG GTGGTGGCTGAAGAAGCATGGCAGCGGCATAAGATGAGGAATGACTCTTTCATCGTAGACCTGTTTCAGGGCCAGTATAAGTCGAAGCTGGTGTGCCCTGTGTGTGCCAAG GTCTCCATCACTTTCGACCCATTCCTCTACCTGCCGGTGCCCTTGCCACAGAAGCAGAAGGTTCTCCCCGTCTTCTATTTTGCCCGGGAGCCCCACAGCAAGCCCATCAAG TTTCTGGTGAGCATCAGCAAGGAGAATTCCAGCGCAAGTGAAGTGTTGGAGTCCCTCTCTCAGAGTGTGCACGTGAAGCCTGAGAACCTCCGTCTGGCTGAG GTGATTAAAAATCGCTTCCACCGTGTGTTCCTGCCCTCCCACTCATTGGACACTGTGTCCCCATCCGACACGCTCCTCTGCTTTGAGCTGCTATCCCCAGAGTTGGCTAAGGAGCGGGTGGTGGTGCTAGAGGTGCAGCAG CGCCCCCAGGTGCCCAGCGTCCCCATCTCCAAGTGTGCAGCCTGCCAGCGGAAGCAGCAGTCAGAGGATGAGAAGCTGAAGCGCTGTACCCGGTGCTACCGCGTGGGCTACTGCAACCA gctCTGCCAGAAAACCCACTGGCCTGACCACAAGGGTCTCTGCCGCCCTGAGAACATTGGCTACCCATTTCTGGTCAGTGTACCTGCCTCACGTCTCACTTATGCTCGTCTTGCTCAGCTGCTAGAGGGCTACGCCCG GTACTCTGTGAGTGTATTCCAGCCACCCTTCCAGCCTGGCCGCATGGCCTTGGAGTCCCAGGGCCCCAGCTGCACTACGTTGCTCTCCACTAGCTCCCTGGAGGCTGGGGACAGTGAGAGGGACTCGATTCAGCCGCCTGAGCTCCAGTTGGTGACCCCCGTGGCTGAGGGAGACGCAGGGGTCCCACGGGCATGGGCGGCCCCTGACCGGGGCCCTGTGGCCAGCACCAGTGGCGTTTCTTCTGAGATGCTGGCCGGTGGACCTGTTGAAGTTGGTTCCTTGCCTGCTGGTGAGAGGGTGTCTCGGCCCGAAG CTGCTGTGCCCGGATATCAGCACCCAAGTGAAGCCATGAATGCCCACACACCCCagttcttcatctataaaattgacGCATCTAACCGAGAACAGCGGCTAGAGGACAAAG GAGACACCCCCCTGGAGCTGGGTGAGGACTGCAGCCTGGCGCTAGTCTGGCGGAACAACGAGCGCCTGCAGGAGTTCGTGTTGGTAGCGTCCAAGGAGCTGGAGTGTGCTGAGGATCCAGGCTCTGCTGGGGAGGCTGCCCGCGCTGGCCACTTCACTCTGGACCAGTGCCTGAACCTCTTCACCCGGCCTGAGGTGCTGGCACCCGAGGAGGCTTG GTACTGCCCGCAGTGTAAACAACACCGAGAGGCCTCCAAGCAGCTGCTGCTGTGGCGCCTTCCTAACATACTCATTGTGCAGCTCAAGCGCTTCTCCTTTCGGAGTTTCATCTGGCGTGACAAGATCAATGACTTGGTGGAGTTCCCTGTTCG GAACCTGGACCTGAGCAAGTTCTGCATCGGTCAGAAGGAGGAACAGCTGCCTAGCTACGACCTGTACGCCGTCATCAACCACTACGGAGGCATGATCGGCGGCCACTACACCGCCTGTGCGCGCCTGCCCAATGACCGCAGCAGCCAGCGCAGCGACGTGG GCTGGCGCCTGTTTGACGACAGCACGGTGACAACAGTAGACGAGAGCCAGGTCGTGACGCGTTATGCCTATGTACTCTTCTACCGCCGGCGGAACTCTCCTGTGGAGAGGCCCCCCAGGGCAGGTCACTCTGAGCACCACCCAGACCTAGGCCCTGCAGCCGAGGCTGCTGCCAGCCAG GCTTCCCGGATTTGGCAGGAGCTGGAGGCCGAGGAGGAACCGGTACCCGAGGGGCCTGTGCCCCTGGGTCCCTGGGGGCCCCAAGACTGGGTGGGCCCCCCACCACGTGGCCCTACCACACCAGATGAGGGCTGCCTCCGGTACTTTGTTCTGGGCACCGTGGCAGCTTTGGTGGCCCTCGTGCTCAACGTGTTCTATCCTCTGGTATCCCAGAGTCGCTGGAGATGA